One genomic segment of Streptomyces sp. RerS4 includes these proteins:
- a CDS encoding adenosylcobinamide-GDP ribazoletransferase, producing the protein MTDSIDDPAPVPPAERASLLDGIRFAFGTLTVLPARITRWDRPAARTGMACAPLAGLAVGLLAALPGTLLLLLDGGPLLAAAVTVAVPAALTRGLHLDGLADTADGLGSAKPAETALRIMKQSDIGPFGVVALVMLLLVQVAALSDAYADSWVRGGLAAVTAAVTARLAMTLASREGVPPARPEGLGAAVAGVVPRATAGALAALTTVAAAAAALPLGLPAAARAAAAVLAALFVANLLLRRCVRRFEGVTGDVFGALAEVSATTVLLVLALG; encoded by the coding sequence ATGACAGATTCGATCGATGATCCAGCGCCGGTGCCGCCCGCCGAACGGGCCTCCCTCCTCGACGGGATCCGCTTCGCGTTCGGCACGTTGACCGTGCTCCCCGCCCGGATCACCCGCTGGGACCGGCCCGCCGCCCGCACCGGCATGGCCTGCGCCCCCCTCGCCGGCCTCGCCGTCGGCCTGCTCGCCGCCCTCCCCGGCACGCTCCTGCTGCTCCTCGACGGCGGACCCCTGCTCGCGGCGGCCGTCACCGTCGCCGTCCCGGCGGCCCTGACGCGCGGGCTGCACCTGGACGGCCTCGCCGACACCGCCGACGGCCTGGGCAGCGCCAAACCCGCCGAAACCGCCCTGCGGATCATGAAGCAGTCCGACATCGGCCCCTTCGGCGTCGTGGCCCTGGTGATGCTGCTGCTGGTGCAGGTCGCCGCCCTGTCCGACGCCTACGCCGACAGCTGGGTGCGCGGCGGCCTCGCCGCCGTCACCGCCGCCGTCACCGCCCGCCTCGCCATGACCCTGGCCTCCCGAGAGGGCGTCCCGCCGGCCCGCCCCGAAGGCCTCGGCGCCGCCGTCGCCGGCGTGGTCCCGCGCGCCACGGCGGGCGCGTTGGCCGCCCTCACGACGGTGGCCGCCGCGGCGGCCGCTCTTCCGCTGGGCCTCCCGGCGGCCGCCCGCGCCGCCGCCGCGGTCCTGGCGGCCCTGTTCGTCGCGAACCTGCTGCTGCGCCGCTGCGTCCGCCGCTTCGAGGGGGTCACCGGGGACGTCTTCGGCGCCCTGGCCGAGGTCTCGGCGACCACCGTCCTGCTCGTCCTCGCCCTGGGCTGA
- a CDS encoding PspA/IM30 family protein — protein sequence MSGVMKRMGMIFRAKANKALDRAEDPRETLDYSYQKQLELLQKVRRGVADVATSRKRLELQLNQLQGQSAKLEDQGRKALALGREDLAREALSRRAALQQQVSDLEAQHQTLQGEEEKLTLASQRLQAKVDAFRTKKETIKATYTAAQAQTRIAESFSGISEEMSDVGLAIQRAEDKTAQLQARAGAIDELLASGALDDQSGLGSKDDIQAELDRLSGGTDVELELQRMKAELAGGPSAQQQAIEGGAPGTAQTSQTQHRFDKQ from the coding sequence ATGAGCGGTGTCATGAAGCGTATGGGGATGATCTTCCGCGCGAAGGCGAACAAGGCCCTGGACCGGGCCGAGGACCCGCGCGAGACCCTCGACTACTCCTATCAGAAGCAGCTGGAGCTGCTGCAGAAGGTCCGCCGGGGCGTCGCCGACGTGGCGACCTCCCGCAAGCGCCTGGAACTCCAGCTGAACCAGCTCCAGGGCCAGTCCGCCAAGCTGGAGGACCAGGGCCGCAAGGCGCTCGCACTGGGCCGTGAGGACCTCGCCCGCGAGGCCCTCTCCCGCCGCGCCGCCCTCCAGCAGCAGGTCAGCGACCTGGAGGCGCAGCACCAGACCCTCCAGGGCGAGGAGGAGAAGCTCACCCTCGCCTCCCAGCGCCTGCAGGCCAAGGTGGACGCCTTCCGGACGAAGAAGGAGACCATCAAGGCCACCTACACCGCGGCCCAGGCGCAGACCCGCATCGCGGAGTCCTTCTCCGGCATCTCGGAGGAGATGAGCGACGTCGGCCTGGCCATCCAGCGGGCCGAGGACAAGACGGCCCAGCTCCAGGCCCGCGCCGGCGCGATCGACGAGCTGCTCGCCTCCGGCGCCCTGGACGACCAGAGCGGTCTGGGTTCCAAGGACGACATCCAGGCCGAGCTCGACCGGCTCTCCGGCGGCACCGACGTGGAGCTGGAGCTCCAGCGCATGAAGGCCGAGCTGGCCGGCGGCCCGTCCGCGCAGCAGCAGGCCATCGAGGGCGGCGCGCCGGGCACGGCCCAGACGTCCCAGACCCAGCACCGGTTCGACAAGCAGTAG